CAGTTAGAATCAAAATCAGAACAGTATTTGTTCCCACCGCCCCGCTAGCTAATAGGCGATCAAAAGTGGTAGTGCCTCTAATGAGTCGAACAAAAAGCAAAAAGCTAATGAAAATGACTGCTGCAAGAACAGCTATCACCAATGTGTCGAG
The nucleotide sequence above comes from Dehalococcoidia bacterium. Encoded proteins:
- a CDS encoding monovalent cation/H+ antiporter complex subunit F produces the protein MMELDTLVIAVLAAVIFISFLLFVRLIRGTTTFDRLLASGAVGTNTVLILILTGYVFNRPDMFVDLALTYALLNFIGTVAIGKYLETHKED